Genomic DNA from Peribacillus simplex:
GGTTATTCCGATCGGATATGTATTCATTCGCAATGAAAATGTCTCGGAAGAATTGATTTTGCACATAAAGTGACCTAAGCCTTTCTAAGATGCAGAGAGGCTTAGGTCATTTTCGCTTCTATATCGCTTCTATATCATTGAGTTAGTCGATCTTGAACCGGATTAAAACGCCAGTCAAGACTTTCTATAAAAACCCGATTAGCTATAATATGATTTACCACCGGGTTCAACGTAGTTTTAGGGTAGAAAAATGGCTGATTTAGTTGAGACAATATTTAAAGTAAATCTATCATATTCAACGTACACATTGATTGGACTTTATGATAGGATTGGCTGTTTCTTGAAATAACTGCCTCTTCAGTCTTTCAAGACAAATCGTCCCCCCAGACGCTCCAAGTCAAATCCTTAAAAGCCTATTTATGCATACTGGTACACAAAGATAAAACGATTCAAAAACAAAGGTAGTCAATAAGATTGCACACAATGACAAATAGACGCACAACGTCCATTTCTTATTATGGTCAATGGTTGGCAGCGACTAACCTCTCCAGACATGCCAAGTGACACATAACAACCACAAAGCAAATTACCACGAATGGGCAGTTTAGAGATAAAATTAAAGAAATGATCCAGGCGGAAAAAGCTGAAATATGGACTATAAGGGTGAAAGGAGTTAATTCCTTGAAAGAGCAATCAAATAATAAAAACAATGCTTCAATTAGTGATAATAGCATAGGCTGGTGGAAAGCAATTATAGAATCAATCAATGATGGTGTTTTAGTGATTGATCATAATGGGTATGTAAGGATGATCAATCCTGAATATACACGTATTACTGGTGTTACTGCTGAAATCATAGGGAAGCCACTGGTAAAATATCGGCCCGGAGCGCAACTTACAAAAACACTAAAAGATTGTCAGTGTCGTGTTGGAGTCTACCGAAAGACAAAAGACCGAGAATATGTGGTCGATATGGCTCCAATTATTCTCAATGAACAGGTTGTTGGCGCTGTGTCCGTCTGCAAAAGTTTAACTGAAGTTCATAAATTGTCAATTGAACTTCAAAAACAAAACGAGAAAGTCCGGCAGCTTAAAAAGCAGATGAATTCGCTTTATCAAGTAAAATACACTTTTGATGACATCATCGGAAAAGATGGCGGGTTGAAGGACGTTGTGTATGTGGCAAAACGGGTTTCCGATTCCAACTATCCAATTTTAATTATCGGCGAGAGCGGAACAGGAAAAGAATTATTCGCACAGGCTATTCATCATAAAAGCCATCGTGGTAATAAGCCTTTTATTCCAGTTAATTGTGCGTCTATTCCACCATCTTTATTAGAAAGTGAGTTATTCGGCTATGGAGATGGGGCCTTTACCAATGCAAAAAAAGGCGGTAAAATCGGTTTATTTGAAATGGCAGACCAGGGTACGCTCTTTTTGGATGAAATTGGTGATATGTCATATGATCTTCAGGCTAAGTTACTCAGGGTGTTACAAGAAAGTAAGATCAGAAGAGTAGGAGAAACAGAAGAGCGAAATATTGATGTCAGGATTATTGCCGCTACACACCGTGATCTACAACAGCTTGTAAATAAAAATCATTTTCGCGGAGATTTGTTTTATAGACTTAATGTTATAGGTTTAAAGATAGCACCTCTTCGAGAACGAAGAGAGGATATCCCTGAACTGGTTCATTCATTGCTTCGTTCGTCATTAACTCCATCTAAGGAAGGTTCTATGTACACTATTGACGAACAAACTTTAGAATTTTTACGCTCATATGAATGGCCTGGCAATGTTCGAGAATTGAGAAATGTGATCGACTATGCAACTTGTATGGCAGAAAGTATGGAGATAAAGATCCAACACCTACCTGATGTATTGATGAAGCTCGAATTGAATCGCTTAGATTCTACTCTAAAACCAAACGGTCAAACACTAAAGGACATAACGGAAGAAGCAGAATCAAAATTCATTCAAGAAATTTTGGGGCAGTTTGGAAATGATATGGAAGGAAGAAAAAAAACCGCAAATTCTCTAGGGGTGTCCTTGGCAACCTTATATAATAAAATGAAAAAATACCGTATTATTTAAAGCGATTTCTAAAAAATTAGAATAATATCCATTGATTTCTAAAAAATTAGAAATCAACCAAGGCTATAGAATTAGGGGATAAAGTAATTTATTTGAGAATCTTAGTAATATTTTCTAAAGAATTAGAATTTGAATCCACTATAAATGAAAGCGCTAGCAACAAAGTGCTTTCTTTTTTTTGTTTTTAAAATTTTTAAATGAGTACTTAAATAACTGATAAATCAGCATTAGAGTGAACAAACACCCAAGAAAATCAAACTGCAATAATAATTTAAATATTACTTTCTTTGTTTAGGCATGGTTCTTGCAAAAGTATAGTACACAGCAAAACTCTTATAGAAAGGGCAATGAAATCCTTGGTGAATATGCCTCGTGGAAAAATCTTTTCATCTGAGCTATGTCAGTAAACATTCAATTTACGACTCATTGGGAGGGATTATATGTTAGCTATTTTAGGTTTCTTGACAATAGGAGTTTTCCTTTACCTCATTATGACAAAACGTTTATCAGTCTTAATTGCTCTGGTGTTGGTGCCAATCGTTTTTGCTTTGATCGGTGGATTTGGCTTGGGGATAGGAGAAATGATGCTAGCGGGTATCGAAAAGGTTGCTCCTACCGGAATTATGGTGGCTTTTGCTGTTTTATATTTTGGGCTGATGATGGACACGGGTTTGTTTGATCCAATCGTATCTAAGATGCTTCTTATCGTGAAAGGAGATCCCTTAAAAGTGGTGGTGGGCACGGCCGTTATCACGATGCTTGTATCCTTAGATGGGGATGGTGCTTCTACTTTTATGATTACTGTTTCCGCCTTACTTCCTCTTTATAAGAGATTGAAGATGAACCCTCTCATTTTAGCAGGTGTAGTGGCTTTGGGCGCAGGTGTCATGAATCTTGCACCATGGGGCGGTCCAACAGCAAGGGCGATGGCAACTTTGAATGTCACTTCTGCTCAACTATTTAATCCTATTTTACCTGCTATGGTTGCAGGTATCCTATGGGTGTTGTTTTCATCCTATTTACTTGGAAAAAGAGAAAGGGAAAGAATGGGGATTATAGATTTGGAGGAAAAGGACAACATAGCTTTTCAAGAATTAGCGGCAACGACGTTAGAATTTAAGCGCCCCCAACTTTTTTGGTTCAATCTAATTTTGACACTGATTCTTCTCATCGCTTTAATCAAAGTATGGCTTCCACTTCCTACTTTATTTATTATTGCTTTTACAATTGCTTTATTGGTGAATTACCCAAACCAAAAACAGCAGATGGAGCGTATCACAAGTCATGCAAACAACGTTGTTATGGTTTCGACCATGATTTTTGCGGCGGGGATTTTTACCGGTATTTTGACCGGAACAAAAATGATTGATGCTATGGCGCTTTCTATGGTGTCGGTTATTCCTGAAGCGCTGGCGGGCTACTTACCTATTTTGACAGCTATAACAAGCATGCCTCTAAGTTTAGTTTTTACACCGGATGCTTACTATTTTGGAGTCTTACCTATCATTAGTCAAACCGCTTCTACTTTTGGAATTGATCCCATTGAAATTGGCCGGGCAGCTATACTGGGGCAAATGACAACCGGCTTCCCATTAAGTCCATTAACAGCCTCTACGTTTATTCTTATAGGAATGACAGGCGTCGATTTAGGGGATCATCAGCGTTTTATTTTTAAATGGGCATTTGGAACAACGATTATCATGACTATCGTAGCCCTGCTAACAGGAGCTATTACTATAATTTGAGGTGATTATGTTGATTAGAATCGGTTCAGGTGCAGGATTTTCAGGTGATCGGTTGGAACCCGCACTACTCCTTGCAGAAAAAGGGAATTTGGATTATCTAGTGTTGGAATGTTTGGCGGAACGGACAATCGCGCTGGCGCACAAGCGAAAAAAAGAGAATTCTTCATTAGGCTATGATCCGCTGCTTGAAAAGAGGATGGAGCTATTACTTCCAACACTCATTCAAAATGGTGTGCGATTAATTACAAATATGGGAGCAGCCAACCCGGTCAGTGGCGCTGAAAAAGTAATTGAAATTGCCCAACGACTAGGTCTTTCTATCAAAGTGGCGGCTGTGACAGGGGATGATGTATCGTCATTCCTGGATACAGATGCCCGGACTATGGAAACAAATAAGCCTCTACATTCGTATGGCCCAATTTTATCGGCAAATGCCTATCTTGGTGTGGAAGCTATTTTACCTGCGTTAGAAAAAGAAGCAGACATTATTCTGACCGGGAGAGTGGCGGATCCATCCTTATTTTTAGCGCCAATGGTTCACCACTTCGGATGGTCGATTGACGAGACAGATTTGATTGCAAAGGGCACCATTATTGGCCACCTTTTGGAATGCGGTGGTCAAATTGCTGGCGGTTATTACGCAGATCCTGGAAAAAAGGATGTTCCACACTTGGAGAACTTAGGATTTCCGTATGCAGAGGTACGAGCAGACGGTTCTGCCTTGATTACAAAAATTTCAAATACAGGTGGAGTTATCAATCTAATGACGGCGAAAGAACAGCTTTTATATGAAGTCACAAATCCGAACGAATACATTACACCTGATGTAATTGCAGACTTTATGTCAGTAAAGCTTCGAGAGGCAGGGCCGAATCGAATTGAAGTAACAGGAGGGAAAGGAAAGAAACGGCCGGAAACGTTAAAAGTAAGCGTCGGTTACCATGCAGGGTTTATAGGTGAAGGAGAAATTTCATATGCCGGTTCAAATGCATGGGGACGGGCACAACTAGCTGGAGACATTATGAGAACGAGACTTGAGAAGAGTTTTGATGAGTTGCGGATTGATTATATCGGTGTTTCATCCACACACCGGAATACGTTTGGACAATGGAATGAACCATACGAAGTCCGACTAAGGGTCGCAGCTAAAGCACAAAGTCTAAGCGAAGCCGCTAAAATTGGTGAAGAGGTTGAATCTCTTTACACAAACGGGCCAGCCGGTGGAGGAGGAGCAAGAAAGTATACACACGAAGTTTTAGGAATTGTTTCTTCTCTACTTCCTCGTGAAGAAATTGAAGTGAATGTTGTAATAAAGGAGAGTGTACTGCATGAAGAGAAAACTATATGAGCTTGCCCACAGTCGCGCCGGTGATAAAGGGAATATTTTGATGCTTTCGCTTATTCCATATCATGAAAAAGACTATTCCCTTTTATGCAAAGAAGTAACAATCGAGAGAGTAAAACAACATTTTAAGGACATTGTTGATGGTGAAATTTTTCGATATGAGATTCCAAATATCGCTGCTCTTCAGTTCGTTTGCCATCAAGCTTTGCTTGGCGGGGTTACAATATCACTCGGTATGGATACGCATGGGAAAAGTTTGAGTTACGCCTTATTGGAGATGGAAATAGAGGTACAA
This window encodes:
- a CDS encoding sigma-54 interaction domain-containing protein; translation: MKEQSNNKNNASISDNSIGWWKAIIESINDGVLVIDHNGYVRMINPEYTRITGVTAEIIGKPLVKYRPGAQLTKTLKDCQCRVGVYRKTKDREYVVDMAPIILNEQVVGAVSVCKSLTEVHKLSIELQKQNEKVRQLKKQMNSLYQVKYTFDDIIGKDGGLKDVVYVAKRVSDSNYPILIIGESGTGKELFAQAIHHKSHRGNKPFIPVNCASIPPSLLESELFGYGDGAFTNAKKGGKIGLFEMADQGTLFLDEIGDMSYDLQAKLLRVLQESKIRRVGETEERNIDVRIIAATHRDLQQLVNKNHFRGDLFYRLNVIGLKIAPLRERREDIPELVHSLLRSSLTPSKEGSMYTIDEQTLEFLRSYEWPGNVRELRNVIDYATCMAESMEIKIQHLPDVLMKLELNRLDSTLKPNGQTLKDITEEAESKFIQEILGQFGNDMEGRKKTANSLGVSLATLYNKMKKYRII
- a CDS encoding CitMHS family transporter — encoded protein: MLAILGFLTIGVFLYLIMTKRLSVLIALVLVPIVFALIGGFGLGIGEMMLAGIEKVAPTGIMVAFAVLYFGLMMDTGLFDPIVSKMLLIVKGDPLKVVVGTAVITMLVSLDGDGASTFMITVSALLPLYKRLKMNPLILAGVVALGAGVMNLAPWGGPTARAMATLNVTSAQLFNPILPAMVAGILWVLFSSYLLGKRERERMGIIDLEEKDNIAFQELAATTLEFKRPQLFWFNLILTLILLIALIKVWLPLPTLFIIAFTIALLVNYPNQKQQMERITSHANNVVMVSTMIFAAGIFTGILTGTKMIDAMALSMVSVIPEALAGYLPILTAITSMPLSLVFTPDAYYFGVLPIISQTASTFGIDPIEIGRAAILGQMTTGFPLSPLTASTFILIGMTGVDLGDHQRFIFKWAFGTTIIMTIVALLTGAITII
- a CDS encoding acyclic terpene utilization AtuA family protein, with product MLIRIGSGAGFSGDRLEPALLLAEKGNLDYLVLECLAERTIALAHKRKKENSSLGYDPLLEKRMELLLPTLIQNGVRLITNMGAANPVSGAEKVIEIAQRLGLSIKVAAVTGDDVSSFLDTDARTMETNKPLHSYGPILSANAYLGVEAILPALEKEADIILTGRVADPSLFLAPMVHHFGWSIDETDLIAKGTIIGHLLECGGQIAGGYYADPGKKDVPHLENLGFPYAEVRADGSALITKISNTGGVINLMTAKEQLLYEVTNPNEYITPDVIADFMSVKLREAGPNRIEVTGGKGKKRPETLKVSVGYHAGFIGEGEISYAGSNAWGRAQLAGDIMRTRLEKSFDELRIDYIGVSSTHRNTFGQWNEPYEVRLRVAAKAQSLSEAAKIGEEVESLYTNGPAGGGGARKYTHEVLGIVSSLLPREEIEVNVVIKESVLHEEKTI
- a CDS encoding AtuA-related protein gives rise to the protein MKRKLYELAHSRAGDKGNILMLSLIPYHEKDYSLLCKEVTIERVKQHFKDIVDGEIFRYEIPNIAALQFVCHQALLGGVTISLGMDTHGKSLSYALLEMEIEVQEAL